From the genome of uncultured Fretibacterium sp., one region includes:
- a CDS encoding calcium-binding protein, whose protein sequence is MAFFDLNANGFHEFTRWIDKTDAFLVLDKNFNGKADDGSELFGDAMTLPDGSIALTGFDALRAYDSNGDGKIDASDEIYASLKVLTGEGKMSSLADAGVKSLSLASEAVNGNTPPALSQSDLAKLTWEERVLALKDQAREADRALWKSGGSIRAKGTFEWQDGSKGTIAETLPYSVPMYSIPGEYLDVPEDVAALPDLMGFGNMHDLRQAMVRDESGALRGLVEQYAAEKDPSKRGRIFEPLIQKWAGVDGLAPGSRGGQMDARQLAFLEKFFGENFNGVDGPNPNNTAAPILKELYADLVRDMETGLLAQTHLKPFFERVEYKVTEPEKDAEGNVVKPGKVDILMDPALAWLGEAAKTDPRTALEQFWGLRKMSSNTERSLKQAAETSRKEAELRASYRGKLGLSVETPAQTDAEKAYAEFLGLRQKLGTELKGQGAELKDFLEGDITWQGSTLVLTREGTRYLYGDAGDDKLYGQDGDDVLVGGAGDDHLVGGYGSDTYVYNKGDGHDTIDTSTYYYDNGAKDRLKFGEGISAEDLEVIRRGNDVTFSLKDGTGSVRVQEHFRNDYYELDEVEFSDGTKWSAEDVASRAVTYGTDEGEELGKNGNFNGNDRIYAGGGNDKLYGQSGDDVLVGGTGDDTLEGGYGNDVYVYNRGDGHDVINNYSHYGDRETDVLKFGEGISAEDLEVTRRGNDLTLSLKDGSGSVRVQEHFSSDYTKLDEVEFSDGTKWSAEDVASRAVTYGTDEGEVLGEVENYRGRQVLF, encoded by the coding sequence GTGGCGTTCTTCGACCTCAACGCCAACGGCTTCCACGAGTTCACGCGGTGGATCGACAAGACGGATGCGTTCCTGGTGCTGGACAAGAACTTCAATGGGAAGGCGGACGACGGAAGTGAGCTGTTCGGCGACGCCATGACACTGCCGGACGGTTCCATCGCCCTCACGGGCTTCGACGCCCTCAGGGCGTACGACTCCAACGGGGACGGGAAGATCGACGCCTCCGACGAGATCTACGCCTCGCTGAAGGTTTTGACGGGCGAGGGGAAGATGTCGAGCCTGGCCGATGCGGGAGTCAAAAGTCTGAGTCTGGCCTCGGAGGCCGTAAACGGAAATACGCCTCCCGCGCTTTCCCAGAGCGACCTCGCGAAGCTGACATGGGAGGAGCGGGTCCTGGCCCTGAAGGACCAGGCGCGCGAGGCGGACCGTGCGCTCTGGAAGTCGGGCGGCTCGATCCGTGCCAAGGGCACGTTCGAGTGGCAGGACGGGAGCAAGGGCACGATTGCGGAGACACTGCCCTACAGCGTCCCGATGTACTCCATTCCCGGAGAGTATTTGGATGTCCCGGAGGACGTCGCGGCGCTGCCCGACCTCATGGGTTTCGGGAACATGCACGACCTGCGCCAGGCCATGGTCCGCGACGAAAGTGGTGCGCTGCGGGGACTGGTGGAGCAATACGCGGCGGAGAAGGACCCGTCGAAGCGCGGGCGGATTTTCGAGCCCCTGATCCAGAAGTGGGCTGGGGTGGATGGACTGGCGCCCGGAAGCCGCGGCGGCCAGATGGACGCGCGGCAACTGGCGTTTCTGGAGAAGTTCTTCGGCGAGAACTTCAACGGTGTGGACGGGCCGAACCCCAACAACACGGCGGCGCCGATCCTGAAGGAGCTCTACGCGGACCTCGTGCGCGACATGGAGACGGGGCTGCTGGCGCAGACGCATTTGAAGCCGTTCTTTGAGCGCGTGGAGTACAAGGTGACGGAGCCGGAGAAGGATGCGGAAGGGAACGTCGTGAAGCCGGGTAAGGTGGACATCCTGATGGACCCAGCCTTGGCGTGGCTTGGGGAGGCGGCGAAGACGGACCCGCGGACGGCGCTGGAACAGTTCTGGGGCCTCCGTAAGATGTCGTCAAATACTGAAAGGAGCCTTAAGCAGGCTGCGGAGACCAGCCGGAAGGAGGCCGAGTTGCGGGCCAGCTATCGGGGCAAGCTGGGATTGAGCGTGGAGACGCCGGCCCAGACGGACGCCGAGAAGGCCTATGCGGAGTTTTTGGGGCTTCGTCAGAAGCTGGGGACGGAGCTGAAGGGGCAGGGAGCCGAGCTGAAGGACTTCCTCGAGGGAGACATCACGTGGCAGGGGAGTACCCTTGTTTTGACTCGGGAAGGTACGAGATATTTGTATGGCGACGCCGGGGACGACAAGCTGTACGGTCAGGACGGAGACGATGTTCTTGTCGGCGGAGCGGGCGACGACCATCTTGTCGGGGGCTACGGGAGCGACACGTACGTGTACAACAAGGGAGACGGGCACGACACGATCGACACCAGCACGTATTATTATGACAATGGTGCAAAGGACCGTCTGAAGTTCGGAGAAGGGATCTCCGCGGAGGACCTCGAGGTGATCCGTCGTGGGAACGACGTGACGTTCTCGCTGAAGGACGGAACGGGGAGCGTCAGGGTACAGGAGCATTTCAGGAATGACTACTACGAGTTGGACGAGGTGGAGTTTTCGGATGGGACGAAGTGGAGCGCCGAGGACGTGGCGTCTCGTGCGGTGACCTACGGAACGGATGAGGGCGAGGAGCTTGGCAAGAACGGAAATTTCAACGGCAACGACAGGATCTATGCCGGAGGCGGGAACGACAAGCTGTATGGCCAGAGTGGTGACGACGTACTTGTCGGCGGAACTGGGGACGATACCCTCGAGGGGGGCTACGGTAATGACGTGTACGTGTACAACCGTGGCGATGGGCACGATGTTATCAACAATTACTCCCACTACGGCGATCGGGAAACGGATGTCCTGAAGTTCGGGGAGGGTATCTCCGCGGAGGACCTGGAGGTGACCCGCCGGGGGAACGATCTGACGCTTTCGCTGAAGGACGGGAGCGGCAGCGTCAGGGTACAGGAACACTTCAGCAGTGACTACACCAAGCTGGACGAGGTTGAGTTCTCCGACGGCACGAAGTGGAGTGCGGAGGACGTGGCGTCCCGAGCGGTGACCTACGGAACGGATGAGGGCGAGGTGCTTGGCGAGGTTGAGAACTACCGCGGCAGGCAAGTACTCTTTG